A window of the Dyadobacter pollutisoli genome harbors these coding sequences:
- a CDS encoding DUF423 domain-containing protein, giving the protein MKFMIQAGGILGALAVALGAFGAHALKGMLEASGRSDTFETAVKYQFYHALAMVLVGLLMQRAGQDAVRLLGWSGNAFAIGVIIFSGSLYAICFTDITKFGATAPIGGLALIAGWVLLILAAGKI; this is encoded by the coding sequence ATGAAATTCATGATTCAGGCCGGCGGGATTTTAGGCGCATTGGCTGTGGCCCTCGGTGCTTTTGGAGCCCATGCATTAAAAGGTATGCTCGAAGCTTCGGGCAGATCGGACACATTTGAAACGGCTGTGAAATACCAATTCTATCATGCGCTGGCAATGGTACTCGTGGGATTGCTCATGCAGCGTGCCGGCCAGGATGCGGTGAGGTTACTAGGCTGGTCGGGAAATGCCTTTGCGATTGGCGTGATCATTTTTTCAGGCTCTCTCTATGCGATCTGCTTCACAGACATCACCAAATTTGGCGCTACTGCTCCAATCGGCGGACTAGCGCTGATAGCTGGCTGGGTGTTGCTGATTTTGGCGGCGGGGAAGATTTAA
- the mrdA gene encoding penicillin-binding protein 2 yields MLENRRFVIIGFFALVGLIYLLRLFYLQVLDESYSIESSSNSIKRVIEIPFRGQIYDRTGKLIVYNTPVYDLLVTPHKARVEDTLRFCQVLGIEKHDFDSLMAAASAYSRFKPSLFLRQLSKEDFASIQDIMVDYAGFEFAKSSLRTYTAPTLANTLGYVSEITKSQLEKQEEPYYRQSDYIGQSGIEKIYENELRGKRGTKFVMQNVSGVYKGPWKGGELDTMAVAGENLYSGIDLEVQQYADSLMVNKVGSVVAIEPKTGKIISMVSAPTYDPNILASRYFSKNFAALVRNPYKPLFNRPVMASYRPGSTFKLIQALIGLQEGVITPGSGFTHANCPMHCHNHPATGTVALGVMHSCNPYFYNVFRRLIYKNNIKNTFRASAVGLDHWHDAISKFGIGQRLGIDLPSEYKGNLPNKKYYDRFYGEYRWKFSNIYSLSIGEGELLITPLKMANVAAIIANRGYFYTPHVIHGIGDKKTVNPEYLIRHETGVEAHNFEPVIEGMIGAVEGGTARRSKVEGITIAGKTGTSQNKRGDDSSIFIAFAPVDDPKIAIAVFVEYAGAGGSAAAPIANLVIEKYLTRKITNKALEERMLKADFMSKVILPGQKKPVPVDTTKKKPVTPVKPTAANKPVAINR; encoded by the coding sequence ATGCTTGAAAATCGTCGCTTCGTTATCATTGGTTTTTTTGCTTTAGTAGGTCTAATATACTTATTGCGACTTTTCTACTTACAGGTTCTGGACGAAAGCTATTCAATCGAGTCGTCCAGCAATTCTATTAAGCGGGTAATCGAAATCCCGTTCCGCGGGCAGATATATGACCGTACCGGAAAGCTCATCGTATACAATACACCCGTTTATGATTTACTCGTTACGCCCCACAAGGCGAGAGTAGAGGATACGCTGCGTTTTTGCCAGGTTTTGGGCATTGAAAAGCATGATTTTGATAGTCTCATGGCCGCGGCCAGCGCATATAGCCGGTTTAAACCGTCGCTTTTTCTCCGGCAATTATCGAAGGAGGATTTTGCTTCCATTCAGGATATCATGGTGGACTATGCAGGGTTTGAATTTGCGAAAAGCTCATTGAGAACCTACACGGCGCCGACATTGGCGAATACATTGGGCTATGTGAGTGAGATCACCAAATCGCAGCTTGAAAAGCAGGAAGAGCCATATTACCGCCAGAGTGACTACATTGGCCAAAGTGGTATCGAGAAGATTTATGAGAACGAGCTGCGAGGGAAGCGGGGTACCAAGTTTGTGATGCAGAATGTGAGCGGTGTTTACAAAGGCCCCTGGAAAGGTGGCGAGCTCGATACCATGGCGGTGGCGGGTGAGAACCTGTACTCGGGTATCGATCTGGAAGTTCAGCAATATGCTGATAGTTTGATGGTTAACAAAGTAGGTAGCGTTGTGGCTATTGAACCGAAAACCGGTAAAATAATCAGTATGGTTTCTGCTCCGACCTACGATCCTAACATTCTGGCCAGCAGGTATTTTTCCAAAAATTTCGCCGCGCTTGTCCGTAACCCCTACAAACCGTTGTTTAACAGGCCGGTCATGGCGAGTTACCGACCGGGATCTACATTCAAGCTGATTCAGGCGCTGATCGGGTTACAGGAAGGTGTTATTACGCCGGGCAGCGGCTTCACGCATGCCAATTGTCCTATGCATTGCCATAATCACCCCGCGACGGGAACGGTTGCTTTGGGTGTGATGCATTCGTGCAATCCTTATTTCTACAATGTTTTCAGGAGATTGATTTATAAAAATAATATCAAAAATACTTTCCGCGCGTCGGCCGTCGGACTGGATCACTGGCATGATGCGATCAGTAAATTCGGGATCGGACAACGTCTTGGGATCGATTTGCCGAGCGAGTATAAAGGGAATTTGCCTAACAAAAAGTACTATGACCGTTTTTACGGCGAGTACCGGTGGAAATTTTCAAATATCTATTCATTGAGCATTGGGGAGGGAGAGTTGCTGATCACACCCTTGAAAATGGCCAATGTTGCCGCTATTATCGCAAACCGAGGGTATTTCTATACACCTCACGTCATTCATGGCATAGGTGATAAGAAAACGGTAAACCCTGAATACCTCATCAGGCATGAAACCGGCGTCGAGGCGCATAATTTTGAGCCGGTTATCGAAGGAATGATCGGTGCAGTAGAAGGCGGAACGGCTAGAAGGTCAAAAGTAGAGGGTATCACCATTGCTGGAAAAACCGGGACTTCACAAAATAAGCGCGGGGACGACAGTTCTATCTTTATCGCGTTCGCGCCTGTGGACGATCCCAAGATTGCGATAGCTGTTTTTGTCGAGTATGCGGGTGCGGGAGGTTCGGCCGCCGCTCCGATTGCCAACCTTGTCATTGAAAAATATCTGACCAGAAAAATTACTAACAAGGCATTGGAAGAGAGAATGCTCAAGGCGGACTTTATGAGTAAAGTTATTTTGCCTGGCCAGAAGAAACCCGTTCCGGTGGATACTACCAAGAAGAAGCCGGTGACACCTGTAAAACCAACAGCAGCTAACAAACCCGTTGCTATCAATCGATAA
- the rpsF gene encoding 30S ribosomal protein S6, which translates to MSKQYETVFILTPILSEAQAKDAVEKFTAIITSNGATIVHEENWGLRKLAYPIQKKNSGFYHVVEYTTTEGNVVDVLETEFRRDERVLRFMTIVLDKHSIAYNEKKRKGLVGRKKEEATESKTENA; encoded by the coding sequence ATGTCTAAGCAATATGAAACGGTGTTCATTCTAACTCCCATTTTGTCTGAGGCCCAGGCAAAGGACGCCGTTGAAAAATTCACTGCAATCATCACCTCAAATGGTGCTACGATTGTACATGAAGAAAATTGGGGATTGCGCAAGCTGGCCTACCCCATCCAAAAGAAAAACTCAGGTTTCTATCACGTAGTAGAATATACTACAACCGAAGGAAACGTAGTTGACGTTTTGGAAACAGAATTCCGTCGTGACGAGCGCGTTTTGCGCTTTATGACTATCGTCCTTGACAAGCATTCAATCGCTTACAACGAGAAGAAACGTAAAGGGTTGGTAGGAAGAAAGAAAGAAGAAGCAACTGAATCTAAAACCGAAAACGCATAA
- the lysM gene encoding peptidoglycan-binding protein LysM gives MGLLSFLKGVGEKVFHKEDPATPAPEKEPLRASALLAHVKSLGLAYNNLTVKTSGDTVTIEGEVAKQEDAEKIALAVGNVEGVQVVDNRLKVATPAPEATYHTVEKGDTLSKIAKTVYGDMMKYPIIFEANKPMLTDPDKIYPGQVLRIPAL, from the coding sequence ATGGGCTTACTATCGTTTTTAAAAGGCGTGGGGGAAAAAGTGTTCCACAAAGAAGATCCTGCCACACCAGCTCCCGAAAAAGAGCCGCTCCGGGCCAGTGCATTGCTGGCGCACGTTAAGTCGTTGGGGCTTGCTTACAACAACTTAACCGTAAAAACATCAGGAGACACCGTTACCATTGAAGGCGAAGTAGCTAAACAGGAAGATGCTGAAAAGATTGCCCTGGCCGTAGGCAATGTGGAAGGCGTACAGGTAGTAGATAACCGATTGAAAGTAGCGACCCCGGCGCCGGAAGCGACCTACCATACTGTGGAAAAAGGCGACACCCTTTCAAAGATCGCCAAGACCGTTTATGGTGATATGATGAAATATCCGATCATTTTCGAAGCTAACAAGCCCATGCTGACCGATCCCGACAAGATATATCCGGGGCAGGTGTTGAGGATTCCAGCACTTTAA
- a CDS encoding NFACT RNA binding domain-containing protein, with amino-acid sequence MHQNYYFLKQLAPKLHDELAGKQFIEAFSQEKDELIMVFADQGDEEELVNPYFIKATLRSNFSCLSFPDKFDRARRNSVNLFTQFHEKQVEYVSVFQNERAIQISFSDQQKLVFKLFGNRANLIAFDSNGGVTQIFNNKLPADKTITLPSLNRSIDQSFEAYIQNDLRHEALFPTFGKLVNQHLAVLLKGIDTAEERWNVIQKLLSELNAGKFYVAKVELVPVLALFEIGEIIGTYTDPVEALNAFYLAYIRLSGIEKEKAEILRILKKRIQQTENYLENTFKKLVELEEAVKNDEIGNIIMANLHQIPERTERIELYDFYREQPIMVKLKKDLSAQKNAEGFYRKSKNEKIEIGRLNDSLEAREAEKAQLQQHLEKIDAIDSLRELRTYLKNNGLDQSKTVVAVDDLFKKVSFMGYIILIGRNAKNNDLLTKQYASKEDLWLHAKDVTGSHVVIKNQSGKKFPAPVIERAAELAAFYSKRKNDSLCPVIYTPKKFVRKPKGLPEGAVMVDKEDVVMVVAKGE; translated from the coding sequence GTGCACCAGAATTACTATTTTTTAAAACAACTTGCTCCGAAGCTTCATGACGAACTGGCCGGCAAACAATTTATCGAAGCCTTCAGTCAGGAGAAAGACGAGCTGATTATGGTGTTTGCGGATCAGGGCGATGAGGAGGAGCTGGTGAATCCTTATTTTATTAAGGCCACATTAAGGTCCAATTTTTCCTGCCTGAGCTTCCCTGATAAATTTGACCGTGCCCGAAGGAACAGTGTTAATCTTTTCACTCAATTCCATGAGAAACAGGTTGAGTATGTCAGTGTTTTTCAAAATGAACGGGCGATCCAGATCAGTTTTTCGGATCAGCAAAAACTGGTTTTCAAGCTGTTTGGTAACCGTGCCAATCTAATCGCATTCGACAGTAATGGCGGGGTAACCCAGATTTTTAATAACAAACTTCCTGCCGACAAAACCATTACCCTTCCCTCACTGAACCGTTCCATTGATCAGTCTTTTGAAGCTTACATTCAAAATGACCTGCGGCATGAAGCATTGTTTCCGACATTTGGAAAGCTTGTTAATCAGCATCTGGCAGTTTTATTAAAGGGGATTGATACGGCTGAGGAACGTTGGAACGTAATTCAGAAGCTGCTGAGTGAACTGAATGCAGGAAAGTTTTATGTTGCCAAAGTAGAATTGGTACCGGTTCTAGCGCTTTTTGAGATCGGCGAGATCATTGGAACCTATACCGATCCTGTCGAAGCTCTCAATGCTTTTTACCTTGCCTATATCAGGCTGAGCGGCATTGAAAAAGAAAAGGCTGAAATACTGCGAATATTGAAAAAACGGATCCAGCAAACCGAGAATTATCTGGAAAATACATTCAAAAAACTCGTCGAACTGGAAGAGGCGGTGAAGAATGATGAGATAGGAAACATCATTATGGCCAACCTGCACCAGATTCCTGAGCGGACGGAGCGGATAGAGCTTTATGATTTTTACCGGGAGCAGCCTATTATGGTGAAATTGAAAAAGGATCTTTCGGCCCAGAAGAATGCGGAAGGATTTTACAGAAAGTCCAAGAACGAAAAAATTGAAATAGGTCGTCTGAATGATAGTCTGGAAGCAAGGGAAGCGGAAAAAGCACAGCTTCAACAGCATCTGGAGAAAATCGACGCCATTGATTCATTGCGGGAGCTTCGGACTTATCTCAAAAACAATGGTCTTGATCAGAGCAAAACTGTTGTTGCTGTCGATGATCTATTCAAAAAAGTGTCATTCATGGGCTACATCATTCTGATTGGCCGGAATGCTAAAAACAATGATCTGCTTACGAAACAGTATGCCAGCAAGGAGGATTTGTGGCTACACGCGAAGGATGTTACCGGCTCACATGTGGTGATCAAAAATCAATCAGGCAAGAAATTTCCGGCACCTGTGATCGAGCGCGCGGCAGAATTGGCGGCCTTTTATTCCAAAAGAAAAAACGATTCGCTCTGCCCTGTGATCTACACGCCGAAAAAATTTGTGCGAAAACCCAAAGGCCTGCCCGAGGGTGCCGTGATGGTCGATAAAGAGGATGTGGTGATGGTGGTGGCCAAAGGTGAATAG
- the rodA gene encoding rod shape-determining protein RodA has translation MPENKPITKNVDWVVVLIYIACLGIGWINIYAAVYNPEVQTSMFDLSNNAGKQLMWIGTAALLIICILVIDYKFYETFSFIIYAVIIFLLVVVLFAGSNINGSRSWIKFGAFSLQPAEFSKLAISLAISKYLSDPAISLTRKLKDYYPILGIIALPAFLILLSNETGSMLVFASFAIVLYREGMPGFIPAIGMVGAALLIITLLFFKWYIAGAIIVIAGLVIWLMPVMTRRRGGLWATILVAFVMIGIVFGVDFFMNNVLQKHQRGRIMVLLDPDSDPRGIGWNVIQSKIAIGSGGFTGKGFLQGTQTKFDFVPEQSTDFIFCTVGEEHGFVGTAVVVFLFICLISRLVVLAERQRSRFARVYGYCVAGIIFFHFLVNIGMTIGLMPVIGIPLPFFSYGGSSLWSFSILLFVFLKIDAQRPFTLSRG, from the coding sequence ATGCCGGAAAATAAGCCCATTACCAAAAATGTAGACTGGGTCGTCGTACTCATTTACATCGCCTGCCTCGGGATAGGGTGGATTAATATTTACGCGGCGGTGTATAATCCGGAAGTGCAGACGAGTATGTTCGACCTGTCTAACAATGCCGGAAAGCAGCTAATGTGGATCGGAACGGCGGCTTTACTGATCATTTGCATTCTGGTGATCGACTACAAGTTTTACGAGACATTCTCTTTCATCATTTATGCTGTTATCATATTCCTGTTGGTGGTTGTCTTGTTTGCCGGTTCTAATATTAATGGATCCCGCTCCTGGATTAAGTTTGGTGCGTTTTCACTGCAACCGGCCGAGTTTTCCAAGCTTGCGATCAGCCTGGCAATCTCCAAATATTTAAGTGACCCGGCGATCAGCCTGACCCGGAAACTGAAAGATTACTATCCGATACTGGGCATCATTGCATTGCCTGCATTCCTGATCCTTTTGTCAAATGAAACCGGTTCTATGCTGGTTTTTGCATCATTTGCGATTGTTTTATACCGTGAAGGAATGCCTGGTTTTATTCCGGCCATCGGTATGGTAGGCGCAGCTTTGCTGATTATTACATTGCTTTTCTTCAAATGGTACATTGCTGGGGCTATCATCGTGATTGCGGGATTGGTGATCTGGCTGATGCCCGTCATGACCCGGCGACGCGGAGGGCTTTGGGCTACAATCCTGGTCGCGTTCGTGATGATTGGGATCGTTTTTGGGGTGGACTTTTTTATGAATAATGTGCTCCAAAAGCACCAGAGAGGCCGTATCATGGTACTGCTCGATCCTGATTCAGATCCGAGGGGGATAGGCTGGAATGTAATTCAGTCCAAGATCGCCATTGGCTCGGGAGGATTTACGGGAAAGGGCTTTTTACAGGGTACCCAAACGAAATTTGACTTTGTTCCCGAGCAAAGTACTGACTTTATTTTCTGTACAGTAGGCGAGGAGCACGGTTTCGTAGGTACTGCGGTAGTGGTGTTCCTTTTTATTTGCCTTATTTCAAGATTGGTAGTGCTTGCGGAAAGGCAGCGAAGTCGTTTTGCGCGGGTTTACGGTTATTGTGTGGCGGGGATCATTTTCTTCCACTTCCTGGTCAATATCGGTATGACCATCGGGCTGATGCCGGTGATTGGGATTCCATTACCGTTTTTCAGTTACGGAGGATCGTCGCTGTGGTCGTTTTCTATCCTACTTTTCGTATTCCTGAAAATCGACGCACAACGTCCTTTTACGCTTTCGAGGGGTTAG
- the rpsR gene encoding 30S ribosomal protein S18 produces the protein MSLVNEPVEKNNNRKKYCRFKKSGIKYIDYKNPDFLLKLVNEQGKILPRRLTGTSLKYQRKVSQAIKRARHLALLPFVADQLK, from the coding sequence ATGTCACTCGTAAACGAACCGGTTGAGAAAAACAATAACCGTAAAAAATATTGCCGTTTTAAGAAATCAGGCATTAAGTATATCGATTACAAGAACCCCGACTTTTTGTTGAAACTTGTAAACGAGCAAGGAAAGATCTTGCCACGCCGCCTTACAGGAACAAGCTTGAAATATCAGCGTAAAGTTTCTCAGGCAATTAAAAGAGCGCGTCACTTGGCTTTATTGCCTTTTGTTGCTGATCAATTGAAATAA
- the rplI gene encoding 50S ribosomal protein L9 yields MEIILITDIAGVGYKNDIVTVKAGYGRNYLIPQGFALLANTSNRKIVAENVRQASHKAEKLKKDAEEIAAAIGDLTIDIKTVVGESGRIFGRVTNTQVSDILKAKGFNIDRKKITLDDVKSVGTYSALIDLHKEVKHKIALNVIAAED; encoded by the coding sequence ATGGAAATCATACTAATAACTGATATAGCAGGTGTAGGTTATAAAAACGACATCGTTACTGTGAAAGCAGGTTACGGTCGTAATTACCTTATCCCTCAGGGTTTTGCATTATTGGCTAACACCTCTAACCGCAAGATCGTTGCTGAAAATGTGCGTCAGGCTTCGCACAAAGCTGAAAAGCTGAAGAAAGACGCAGAAGAAATTGCAGCAGCAATCGGCGATCTTACAATTGACATCAAAACTGTGGTAGGAGAAAGCGGCCGTATCTTCGGACGTGTTACCAACACACAGGTATCTGATATCCTGAAAGCAAAAGGTTTCAATATCGATCGCAAGAAAATTACTTTGGACGATGTGAAGTCAGTTGGTACTTATTCAGCACTGATCGATCTACACAAAGAAGTGAAACACAAAATCGCTCTGAACGTTATTGCGGCAGAAGATTAA
- a CDS encoding glycosyltransferase family 9 protein yields MTLERFIQLWTHRYHKYSHIFKARLLGYQARLHFAAVKRSLKKEQKLIAIIRTEHFGDIIAAEPISRHVRSRHPDAYIVWFVKPVFHELVDFNPAVNEVFQEFCVTQREVLLQGNVFDEVFQLQFRNNNHCDKCQVFIENPVAQQRQIDIFTYFNFGNLLEVFAKTAGLIAERATFPGDDQPQVYLQDSHRQKVDSLDLPQRFIVLHCRSNYAPKDWPADRWEQLITWLSEKYNYQIVEVGSASNLNVKTKSYRNLCGQLSILETAEVIRRANYFIGLDSGPSHLGNATGTYGIILMGSLNNFPDYNPYSGGYGRQENAVFVRRKGSPCAELSFDFVKEKVEAALGTSERKV; encoded by the coding sequence ATGACGTTAGAACGCTTTATTCAACTGTGGACTCACCGCTACCATAAATATTCACACATTTTTAAAGCGCGTCTCCTTGGCTATCAGGCCCGGCTACATTTTGCGGCTGTGAAGCGTAGCCTGAAAAAGGAACAAAAGCTGATCGCGATCATTCGTACAGAACATTTTGGCGATATTATTGCGGCGGAACCTATTTCAAGGCACGTCCGGTCACGCCATCCCGATGCTTACATCGTCTGGTTTGTGAAGCCTGTTTTTCATGAGCTGGTCGATTTCAATCCAGCTGTTAATGAGGTGTTTCAGGAGTTTTGTGTTACGCAGCGGGAAGTACTTTTGCAGGGGAATGTTTTCGACGAAGTTTTCCAGTTACAGTTCAGGAACAACAACCATTGTGACAAGTGTCAGGTCTTTATTGAAAATCCAGTTGCTCAGCAACGTCAGATTGATATTTTTACCTATTTCAATTTTGGAAACCTGCTGGAAGTTTTTGCAAAAACAGCGGGGCTAATTGCCGAAAGAGCAACATTCCCGGGGGACGATCAGCCGCAGGTTTACTTGCAGGATAGCCACCGGCAAAAGGTTGATTCATTGGATCTTCCGCAACGTTTTATTGTACTTCATTGTCGCTCCAATTACGCCCCAAAAGACTGGCCTGCCGATCGCTGGGAGCAATTAATAACATGGCTTTCTGAAAAATATAATTATCAGATTGTGGAAGTGGGGTCGGCTAGTAACTTGAATGTCAAGACTAAATCCTATCGAAATCTGTGCGGCCAGTTGTCTATTCTGGAAACTGCGGAAGTGATCCGTCGTGCCAATTATTTTATCGGTCTGGATAGTGGTCCGTCACACCTGGGCAATGCGACGGGTACTTATGGTATTATTTTAATGGGTTCGCTCAACAACTTTCCGGATTATAATCCCTATTCGGGCGGTTATGGGCGGCAGGAGAATGCGGTTTTCGTACGTCGCAAAGGTTCGCCCTGTGCTGAGCTTTCTTTTGATTTTGTAAAAGAAAAAGTGGAAGCCGCATTAGGTACCAGCGAACGGAAGGTTTAG
- a CDS encoding YggS family pyridoxal phosphate-dependent enzyme — MSSIAANIDEIQKGLRQETRLIAVTKTKPVEALQEAYDAGNKRFGENKVQEMASKYEVLPKDIEWHMIGHLQTNKVKYMASFVSLIHSVDSFKLLKEINKEARKNDRIIDCLLQIFIAREETKFGLSEEEAIEIFTSEELRALTNIRITGLMGMASNTEDESIVRAEFRSLKSLFDSFKKYENDQIKMQELSMGMSGDYTIAMEEGSTLVRVGSAIFGSR; from the coding sequence ATGTCTTCTATTGCTGCGAATATTGATGAAATACAAAAAGGACTTAGACAGGAAACCAGGCTGATCGCAGTAACCAAGACGAAGCCCGTGGAGGCTTTACAGGAAGCCTATGATGCTGGTAACAAGCGTTTTGGCGAAAATAAGGTTCAGGAAATGGCTTCCAAATATGAAGTACTTCCCAAAGATATCGAGTGGCATATGATCGGTCATTTGCAAACGAACAAGGTAAAATATATGGCTTCCTTCGTTTCACTGATCCATTCAGTAGATAGTTTCAAATTATTGAAGGAGATCAACAAGGAAGCGAGAAAAAACGACAGGATCATTGATTGTCTCCTTCAAATCTTCATTGCAAGGGAAGAAACCAAATTCGGACTTTCAGAGGAAGAGGCCATTGAAATTTTCACATCCGAAGAGTTACGAGCTCTGACGAACATCCGAATCACAGGTTTAATGGGAATGGCTTCCAATACCGAAGATGAATCCATTGTCAGAGCTGAATTTCGCAGCCTGAAAAGCCTGTTTGATTCGTTCAAAAAATATGAAAATGACCAAATTAAGATGCAGGAACTCTCCATGGGCATGAGCGGCGACTATACCATCGCGATGGAAGAAGGCAGCACTTTGGTACGTGTCGGCAGTGCGATTTTCGGATCCAGATAA
- a CDS encoding PLP-dependent cysteine synthase family protein, with protein sequence MQLTNTSNNWCTRAITKIEADYQRSADTHLIPLILPAFPDIDFYFKDESTHPSGSLKHRLARSLFLYALCNGWVHEGTTIVEASSGSTAVSEAYFARLLGLPFIAVMPKSTSQDKIQAIEFYGGQCHFVDHPAQVYEVSRQIAHENDGHFMDQFTYAERATDWRGNNNIAESIFRQMQFEAYPVPTWIVTGAGTGGTSATLGRYVRYERYASRVCVVDPENSVFFDYWKNNDAAICSEHGSKIEGIGRPRVEPSFVRTVVDHMIQVPDAGSFAGMKMLSALINRKVGASTGTNFWGVLQLALQMRDNGEKGSIVTLICDSGERYQDTYYSEKWLADNGFLDDLNKEMSKLFLLTGYPAKTA encoded by the coding sequence GTGCAATTAACAAACACTTCCAATAACTGGTGTACCAGGGCGATAACGAAAATTGAGGCGGATTATCAGCGATCGGCGGATACGCATTTGATTCCGCTGATTTTGCCAGCTTTTCCGGACATTGATTTTTATTTCAAAGACGAGTCCACACATCCCTCCGGGAGCTTGAAACACCGCCTGGCGAGGTCGTTGTTTTTATATGCCCTTTGCAATGGCTGGGTTCACGAGGGTACTACCATTGTGGAGGCTTCCAGTGGCTCTACGGCTGTTTCAGAAGCGTATTTTGCAAGATTATTGGGTCTTCCTTTTATTGCTGTGATGCCTAAATCCACCAGTCAAGACAAGATCCAGGCCATTGAATTTTATGGAGGGCAATGTCATTTTGTCGATCATCCGGCCCAGGTTTACGAAGTTTCAAGGCAGATCGCCCATGAAAACGACGGCCATTTTATGGATCAGTTTACTTATGCGGAACGAGCGACTGACTGGCGTGGTAATAACAATATCGCAGAATCTATTTTCAGGCAAATGCAGTTTGAAGCCTATCCGGTACCCACCTGGATCGTAACCGGCGCGGGCACGGGCGGTACCTCCGCGACATTGGGCAGGTACGTGCGGTACGAACGATATGCAAGCCGCGTATGCGTGGTAGACCCAGAAAACTCTGTGTTTTTTGACTATTGGAAAAATAATGATGCCGCCATTTGCAGCGAGCATGGCTCCAAAATAGAAGGTATCGGGCGTCCGCGGGTGGAGCCTTCCTTTGTCAGAACGGTGGTGGACCATATGATCCAGGTACCGGATGCGGGGAGTTTTGCAGGCATGAAAATGCTTTCGGCACTCATTAACCGAAAGGTAGGCGCTTCCACAGGGACCAATTTCTGGGGTGTACTGCAACTGGCTTTACAAATGAGGGATAACGGCGAAAAAGGCTCCATTGTAACGCTCATCTGCGATTCGGGTGAACGGTACCAGGATACTTATTACAGTGAAAAGTGGCTCGCCGACAATGGTTTCCTTGACGATTTGAACAAAGAAATGTCCAAACTCTTCCTGCTGACTGGTTACCCGGCGAAAACTGCCTAA